The genome window GACGCGGCAGCCCCGGCTGCATGCTGCTGCTCGTGTCGAGCGCCAGCAGCACGCTGAACGGCACCTCGACGATCTGGATGTCGTCGATCTGCTGCAACACGCCGCTGTCGTGCAGCTCGAAGTCGGCGGCGGTGAGGCCGCCGACCGGCCGCCGGCCATCGAGGACGAGGGCGTCGACGCGAACGGCGTCGGCCGCGCTGCGGAACCGCTGCACGCGCGCCGCCGGAGCCCAGGGCGCGAGCAGGACGATCGCCAGCGCCGCGCCGGCCGCCCGCATCACTGGCAGACCTCGCTGTGCAGCTCCGCGAAGACGAGGGCGTGATCGCGAGCGGTGAAATGGAAATACGACCACCACGGATCGAAGGACGGCGGTGCGCCGGCGGTGTCGACGCTGCGGCGCGCGCCGGCGTCACGTCCAGTGCTCGCCAGCAGCGCCGCGAGCGCGAAGCGGCCGGACTGGGCGTGTGGAAGGGCGGCGAGCGCGGCCCGGTAATGCCGTTCAGCGATGAGGGTGTCGTCGCGTTCGAGCATCGATCCCAGGAAGAGCTCGCCAAGATAGCGATTGACCCGTGATCCCTTGTCGCCGGCCGCCAGCTCGAAGAGCCGCTTCGCCTCGCGATCGTTGCCGCGCAGCATCTGGATGTGTCCGAGGTGTACGGCAGCGACCGTCAGGTGGGCGGCAAGGCCCCGTTCGAAGAGCGACGTCGCCTCCACGAACTCCGACGGCTCGAACACGGTGGTGTCGAGCCTGGCGCCGTAACCGGCGGCACTGGCTTCGAGCACGCGCCCGCGATCGATCCCACTGGCCACGCGATACCACGGCTGCTGACGCCAGCGATCGGCGAGCGTGGGCGCCGAGACGCGCGCGGTGAACGCCTTGTACCAGCGGTGCACGAACCACTCGTTGCCCGCCAGCCCGGCGGCGGCTGCCGCGATCTCGCCCGCCATCGCCACTTGCCGGTCGGCATCGGGGCTGTGGGCCAGCGACAGCGTGATCGCCGCGTCGCCATGCATCAGGAGGGCGCGGTCGAGCTCGTCGGCTTTCCAGTCGGTGCCGGTCCGGGTGGCCTGACGCACGCTTTCGGCGACCGCGTCCGCTGGCATCGCCAGCATCCGCGTGATCGCGTCGCTGGGCGCGTGCGCGAACTGCTCGACCGCCGCCCGGTAGTCGCCCTCCGTCTGCGGCGCTGCCCCAATCAGGGCGCCGGCCGCGCACACGACAACACACGTCCACAGTCGAAAATCGCCCGATTTCCACATCACAGCTGGTATCCCGCGCGCGCCTTCACGTCGGCGTTGCGTCCTTTCACTTTGACCGAGATATTGTGCCAGCCCGCCGTCCCGACGCCGTGCGGAGAGTACGTGATGAGGTAACGGGTCCGGAACTCGCGCAGGATCTCGTCGAACGCCGCCGGCAGGTTGCCGGTCGTGTCGGCCTTGATCACGCGGCCGCCCGTCGACAGGGCGACGGCGTCGAGGAATTCGGTCTGGCCCCGCACGTAGACGGGGGTCGGCCCGAGGGTCGCCGCCACCGCAACGCCGTAGATCACCGCGTTGGCGCGCCGCGACGCTCGCTCGACCACGTCGGCAGGCATCCAGCTCATGTTGTCGAGCCCGTCGCTGAAGGCGATGAGCAGCGGACGCGAGTCCTGCACGTCGCTGATTGCCAGCGCGGCGTAGAGGGCGTCGTAAAGCGCGGTTCCCCCCTGCGCCTCGGCCGAGGCCATCAGCGATCGCAGGTTCTTGAAATCGGCCTGAAGCGGCGTTCGCACCCAGATGCGATGCGAGAAGGTGACGAGCGCCGCGCTGTCTCCCTCGCGCAGTCCGTCGAGGATCAAATCGACCGCCGTGCTCAGGTTCGCCATCTTGCTGCCGGCGACGCTGCCGCTCGTGTCGAGCACGAAGATGACCGACAGCGGGAGCGACTCGAGCGCGGCCGAATCGATCGTCTGGACGACGCCGTTGTCGCGCAGTTCGAAATCGGCGGCGGTCAGGCCGGCGATCGGCTTCCGGCCCTCAGTGACGAGCGCGTCGACACGGACGAGATCGACGCCGCTCTTGAAGGTCTTCTGGGCGGCGGCAGAGAGGGGGAGCAGCGCGCCGAGCGCGCAGGCGATGAGGACGGCCCGCGTCACGCGTGTCTCTTGGTCCGGACTGTGGCGATCAGCAGATCGGCGCGCCAGTACTCGCCGAAGAGGTACGTCCACCACGGGTCGAACTCGTTGCGGGCGCCCGCGGCGGCCGACACGGCCTCGGCCGCCCACTGGCGATCGCCGCGCCGGTGGTGCAGTTCGCTCGCCGAGAGGAGCGCCGTCTGCGCGAGCGGCAGGCGCGCTGCCGCCCGTTCATAGCAGGCGGAGGCCTCCTCGTCGTGGTGGCCGCGCTCCTCGATGCCGCCGAGGAACAGTCCCGCGAGATAGGCCAGGCGATCGTCTGCCGCGGTGGTCAGCGGCTGCAGAAGCGGGCGCGCCTCGGCGGGTCTGTCGCGTTCCACCAGGACACGTCCGAGCCGCAGGCGGGCTTCGAGGCGGTCGGGCTCCTGCGCGAGGACGTTGCGGTAGTGTTGCTCCGCTTGTTCGAGCCCGCGCCGGCGATCGCCGGCGCTCCCGGCCGAGATGCGCGGTGCCGCGTGCATTTCCGCGGCGACGCCGGCGAGCAGCTGGAGTTCCGCGTTGTCGGGAAAGAGGAT of Vicinamibacterales bacterium contains these proteins:
- a CDS encoding tetratricopeptide repeat protein, with translation MRASMLIAAIATALAPATVHAQDDYAAVLLQYLSGDADAAIERLLTLPYAEIGAGVQAFDETRAPRILTGAAAMHTEAALRRGEELGGQYHLRIATALVEFGDGARGTPNTTVRIQPRHAMPVSVEFRRLWYCTIVNRFEAGAMLPDADRYLARALILFPDNAELQLLAGVAAEMHAAPRISAGSAGDRRRGLEQAEQHYRNVLAQEPDRLEARLRLGRVLVERDRPAEARPLLQPLTTAADDRLAYLAGLFLGGIEERGHHDEEASACYERAAARLPLAQTALLSASELHHRRGDRQWAAEAVSAAAGARNEFDPWWTYLFGEYWRADLLIATVRTKRHA
- a CDS encoding VWA domain-containing protein; this translates as MTRAVLIACALGALLPLSAAAQKTFKSGVDLVRVDALVTEGRKPIAGLTAADFELRDNGVVQTIDSAALESLPLSVIFVLDTSGSVAGSKMANLSTAVDLILDGLREGDSAALVTFSHRIWVRTPLQADFKNLRSLMASAEAQGGTALYDALYAALAISDVQDSRPLLIAFSDGLDNMSWMPADVVERASRRANAVIYGVAVAATLGPTPVYVRGQTEFLDAVALSTGGRVIKADTTGNLPAAFDEILREFRTRYLITYSPHGVGTAGWHNISVKVKGRNADVKARAGYQL